The genome window CCTGTGTGGCATCCAAGTCATCATCCTACACaagtttggggggaggggcaccTGCTCTGTAGTGCCCCCAAATCACTCCTTACCTGCTGGGAGGTAAGAGACTTGTCCTTCGGCACTACCCACCCTACCCCTGGCAAGAAGGAAGGTCACACACCTGCGACGTACTTTCAGGAGCATGGCCATGCCTTGGGCCCGCCCACCTGGTGTTCTGCACAGGCGACagggtggtgtgtgggcttctgacCCATCACAGCACCATTTGGAAACACGAGGCCATGGATGATAGTTTTAATAACATCCTGTAACAACCCAGAGAAGCAGATGTGCCAGGCCCCTGTTCTGTTGTTGGAGAGATTACAGCTGAGCccagaggaggaggaagcagaatGTCAGAAGCAACTCTTGACCATGTCTCACTCTGTCTGACATAATAACACAAAGAGAGGTGTCCTAGGAACCACCTTGATGTAGGGCTTGATCACTAAACTGTCAGCATGCTTCCTCTGGCTCCACCTCACACCAAGGCCAATACAAAGAATTTTTCAATAGGATGTCGGTGATGAAATCGCACCTAGATGAATGTGCATCTCCTGACAGCTCAGCTAGCTTCTAAATTGTCACTTAAAcggtctcccccaccccactcccagccccagcaGGCATTTTTTTCCTCAGTCACCTGGAGGGCGTCACCCCTGGGCTCCTCCATCAGAAGTAGGTGGTCCTGGAATCAATCGCAATTCACAAGCATTTTCTCAAACTCTCCATGGCCAGATGTTGCCTTATCAATCTCCCATGTGGCCAAACCAAATTTCTATTGATGGAGCAATCCCAGCGTCACCTCTgtgttttcttattcatttatccCAGTGGGTCCAGCCTAGACAGGAAGAGGGCCAGTTACCCCCCTCCTAGGAGGAACTGGGCTAGCTCACGGTCAGGGACAGGCCAGGTGGGCAGGGAGGAGCCACAGACTTTATTTCTTCAGTTATAATACCAGGTTACGTTTTGAGATATGATTTCTCAAAAGGGAATTAATTCAGGCAAAATCTACATGTGAACATTGGCTCCTTGATCTGGATGAATCTGCACTGGGGTCCAGGCCCTGCCACGGCTCTCTGATGAGAAGGCTGGCAGGCGTGTCACAGAGGGGAATGCAGACAAGAACGTGCTGGGTCGTGGAAGGGAATCCTGCCCCCCCATCCCATGCCGCGTGCACAGGGGCATGATTTGACCCTCAGCATGACCAGAACTACTTCATAACAAGGCTTGACTATAACAATACAGGAGGCTGGACAATCATCTCAGACACATGCCATAAGCTCTTCCCTCCCTAGCTAGTTCAAGCTCACAATGCCACTCAACACAGCATTTTGAAAAGCTGCCCATTcctccgttaaaaaaaaaaaaagaaaaatgtgaaagtgcATAATCTAAGGGGAGGGCGTTATAGCAGAAAAACGTGTGATGGCAGTAGTTTGGGTTTTGGGGCTGCGCTTTGGTGCCACTTCCTGGGACAGAGTGCAGCGCTGCCCTAGGAACGTAGGGGACAGGCAGATGGGCagtgggcagggtggggagagatGTCTGTTGCAGTCAACGCCTGCAGCTGAGTCTTTGAGGAAGAGAAATGAGCCCAGATTGCTGCACACTGTGACCCCATGGCACCCTCAGAAGTCATAAGGGGACACAAAGATGGTGACCTTGGACACGTGGTTGGCCTGGAAGGAGCGGTCCAGGTATTCGGACATATCAACATCCACCTCCAGTGTCTGAGGTCCCTCCAGGGTCTGGACCAGGATCAGCTCCCCTGTCTGGCGGTCCGAGCGCTGCATCACAAAGTGGCCGCGGCTGTTCCCACCCACGATCCCAAATCGCAGGCTGTTGGGTCCAGGCCGGCCGGGGGCCGAGGCCGTGGCCATGCGGAAGAGCGTGATGGGCGTCTTCAGGTTGGAGGGCAGAGAGAGGTAATGGAAGGAGATGGTCTTGGGCATGTGGTGGCAGGGCCTGCTGTCCATGGGGCAGGGGTTCCGTTCACACTGGCTGGAACAGAGAGGCAAAACGTAGGGACCCGTCAGCCTTGGGGGAAGTCAGGAGGGGCTGCTCTGACTGGCCCACCCGCCCTCCTGCAGAGGCCACTGGAGTGACCCTTCCAGCCATGGGTCCCTCGCCACGGGTGCTCCAGAGCCACAGGCCAGTGAGTGTGGCTGGCGTCAGGCCTGGCCATGACTCACCTGTATATGTATGTCTGGGTGTGCATGCATGTTTATATATGCTATTACTACCgtttttacagaaaaataaagccgGGGAAGATGAAATAACAGTGGTGCTGGCATTCAAACCAGGTGCCCATCCTACACGTGCTGAGACCCCAGCAGTTAGCTGGCAACGTCCTGGATTGTGGTTCTCCACATGTGGTAGGCTTTCTAAACACCCagtgtctgttcttttttttggggggggggtgcacCCCacagcttttgggatcttagctccctgaccagggatcaaacccgggtcacggtagtgaaagcgccaagtcctaaccgctggaccaccagggagttcccccaGTGTTCACTCTTAAAGCAGGACATCCTGTCTTCCTCAGGCATGTGGAGCCAGGGGTCGTGTGGAAGTGCTTTGATAGTTTTCTACCTTGTCCAACACAAGAGACAGATGCAATTTAGTGATTTTGGTGACTCAGATCGTCACCATTAAGGAGGTCAAATAGCACTTCCAGATGTTAATCAGGGATGTCCCCAAAGGCTCTGACATACAGATGACTACGTGATCCCTTCACTAGATCACTACGTGATCTTCACTCTCAGTGAATAACTGCCACTCTTCAGCGCCACCGACTTTCATGCTGCTTCTAATCTGCTTTAGCCTTAAAAGCAATTCTGGCAGCTAAACGAGTGAGGTCAATGCATTCTAAAGACAATCTAAGGCTCCTGTGATCTctttctcagaagaaaacatgTGTACTTTGTGATAGCTGCAGTTATTCTCCTTAAAAGCCTGTCTCCcaccttttgaaaaaaaaaaaataaagtctgttaggTGCTGAGGTTACTAGAAATCGAACTTCCTAGTAGCAGTGGAAAAGCAGAGTAATATAATGCAAAGTGTACAGTTaccatgtgaacacaggaaatgATCCTCTCCTGAACCTGTGTAACAGATACCTGCCTCCTGGCCGCCTCACCATGGCCCTCTTGGCCTCCCCGTCAGCAGGGAAGCTCTCAGAACATCATTCTTAAGTGCGCAGGGCAGCAGTGCATTCAATGCAACCTCTAAAGGGAGACGGGAGCTCTGAGAAGCCAGGCTCCTGGCTCCGTGCCGTTCATCAGACATAACTGTACCTTCTCCCAAGACCATCTAGGAAGAATGCAGCCCAGCCCCCCAGGAGGCCTGGGTGAGGGATGTACGTGCTCAGCCATGGGTGGCCCTGGCTATACTCACAATGGAGAGGTCTTCACGTAGCTCACGTTGCCGCTGCCCTCGGGGCACTCGGGGCTGACGCACTGGAAGCCTCCACCCGTGTTGATGCACACGGTACCCCGGGGGCACACGTGCTGCGGGCTCACACACTCATCGACATCTGAAATACCGGACACCCAGTGAGGGTGAAGATCCCCCGACACCCCCTCCATCACTGATGGGACCAAATGAATGGCCGCACAGGCACTGGAATGAGGTGCTCCACACGCAGTGAACTTTCCAAATACCCAATGCTGATTCTTAAAACTGGAAGTCTGGTCATCCTTAACCATTTGAAATCCAGATCTGGTGGAAGTGCTGGGGAACTCCCCTCCCTGGATCCCATCCTCCTCCCCCGGCCATGACAGGTTACGGAGGTGCTGGAGGGCACGGACGAGTGTTACTGGTCACAGCACTTCTCTCAGACCTGCCTCCTCCTCAGCCAGAGGGCCCAGGAGTCTGCCCTCCGTGGCTCATATCATGCCCTTTATATGTTCTCTGCTCCCTTCACACGTGAGTTCCCGGGCTGGAGGCTGGGTTTCTTCCCAACCTCCACATAACCCTACGTGGGCCTTCATGAATACTTgtgggatggaaggatggatggatggatggatgatgggtgATGGCTGTCTGGATGCTTTCTCCCTCTAGTCCCAGGTGACCCACTCCTCTGAGCCCCGCAGTGGAGCCCCACTAGGACGTCACTGGGGAGCTGCCTGTTCTCTCAGGTTCCATGTCAGCCCATGGAGGagccctctgccctctcctcctccccccgtAGTTCAGAGCCATAGTCTGGGACCACCTGCCTCTGCCACGGCCTCACTCACCCTCACAGCTCTTGCCATCGGCCAGGGTCCGGTATCCGCTGGGGCAGGCACAGCGGTAGGAGCCAGGGGTGTTCACACAGGCGTGCATGCAGAGCCGGGAGCGCCCCTCCTGTCCGTAGAGCTCGCATTCATTCACATCTGGGGACAGAAATGCCCAGTATGACTCCAGGAGCCACCAGGCGGGCGGCCACTAACCATGACCCAGGATGGCTGCTGTGTCACCATCTCTGTCAGCTGTGGCTAACTGGCTGGGTCGGGTGTGGCCACCAAGCCCTATGCCCGGCAGGGCATGCAGGAGCGCTCCCCTTTCTCCCAAGCCAAGGACCCCGAGGGCTGCAGGGAGGAGTCAGGGAGCTGATGAATTCGACCTTAGGCCAGCTCCTCTAAGGCCGATGACTACCTGGGGAGACCCTGCAGAGGCTGTCAAGTCAGGCCCAGCAGCCCAGGGAGGAAGGCGTGGGGCTGCAGACCTAGACTCCCACCCTGGTTCCCAGCCGCACCTTAACCCTCCTCATCTTTAGGAGTGGTGTAAGAGGGTTTCTGCTGCTGTAAAATGAGGCTGTTGGCACCAAACGGCCAATTCTTAGGTTTGAACCAATGGTTTGAGTTGTTTTCAGAAGGAACTTCGATAATCGGGAGAGGTTTGCAAAAGTGGGCCAGTCAGTAAAGCTAAGCGGAGAGGGGACCAGAGAATGAGCCCAGGCCCCTGCACAGCTCCGGGGGGCGGAGTGCGGGGAGCGAGGGGGCTGTCTACGGTCACAGCGACTCTTAGCTCCTCCCTGCCACCTGCCCTGCGATCCCAGCCAAGAGGGAGCGGATAAGGGACCTGAAGGCTCTTCTAGACGAGTGTGCGTGGCCGAGGGGAGACCGGGGACCCCTAGCTGCTTTCTCTACAGTCTGGTTTTCTTAGGACAGCCCCTAATGTCTTCGCACTAGCTGTGTCCTAGCAACCATCTGCGCCACACTTACCTAAGCCGCAAGGTGGGCGGGCCTTCCTGAGACCACGCCCAGGAAGCCGCCCGCCCGCGCGCACTCGGCCCCTGGGCGAGGGCGGGGTGCGCCCGGGAGGGCTGCAGGTGGGAGCTCCTCTCCCCGCAACCCCAGCGTCCCCCCTTCCGCCTCCCTCCCCGGGCCGAGCCCGCGCCTACCCTGGCAGACGCTGTGGCCGGCGGCGCCGCTCAGGTGGAATCCGGCCTCACAGCTGCAGTGCTGCGTCCGCTCCACCTGCGCGCATCGCGGCGCGCGGCTGAAGGCGGGGTCCCCCTCCTCGCTGCCCTCGACGGCGACTGCGGGGAGAAGACACCCTTAGGGCCGGGCCCGGCGCACCTGGGCCTGACCTTGGAGGAGCCCCGAGATCGGGGCGTGGCCCCTTCTCAGAGCTTACTCTGGAGTAGGGAAAGGAAAGGCACGGAATTAACCGAAACCCAGCCGTCGGTCCAGGGCCCACCGGAAGGGGCGAAGGACAGGGGACGCACCCGAATAGAACGACGCACGAAAAGCAGGCCAGACAACTGCACCCTGAGGGCCGCAGTGCCGTTAAATCCGCGTTTCACTTACAAAGGCTTAAAACACCAAAATTCTAGCCGTGATCACTGTAGTTGAAAACTATGGAGCTTatcgaaataatgccatttgcagccacatggatggacctcgagactgtcacagtgaagtaagtcagacaccgagagacaaatatcatatggtatcgcttatatgtggaatctaacaaaagggtgcaaatgaacttatttacaaaacagaaatagagtgacagatgtagaaaacaaacttctggttaccaagggggaaggagggagggataaattgggagattggaattaacatatacacactactatatataaaacagataactaataaggacctactgtatagcacagggaactctactcaatactctgtaatggcctatatgggaaaagaatctaaaaaagagtggatatatgtatatgtataactgattcagtttgctgtacagcagaaactaacacaacattgtaaatcaactataccccagtaaaaattaattaaaaaaaaaactatggagcTTAAAACACTACTTCTTTTTCAgggttcttttttgtatttttaaaatactttcttaaaGTGTCTaagctttttgtttgttgtaaCGAAGAACATAAATCAATTTTCTTATCAGAAAAAAGTGTTAGTTTTTGAAAGTTTTCAAAGGATTGAGAGCTCTCATATGGTCAGAAGAGACTGCAAAGGAATCggtggtagggcttccctggtggcgcagtggttgagagtctgcctgccaatgcaggggacacgggttcgagccctggtctgggaagatcccacatgccgtggagcaactaggcccgtgagccacaattactgagcctgcgcgtctggagcctgtgctccgcaacaagagaggccgcgatagtgagagacccgcacaccgcgatgaagagtggcccccgctcgccgcaactggagaaagccctcgcacagaaatgaagacccaacacagccataaataaataataaataaataaataaataggggggGAGAAGCCGTGAGGCTGCCAAGAAGGCCCTGTTTCCACATAGGGCAGCCCCAGGGACAGGCGCTGTCAGGGGGCCTCTGGGCTCTTCCTGAGAAAGTGCCCAGCAGGGTGACTCAGCTGAACGGAATCACGACACATTAAGCAGCAGATCTCTGGGGACAACATTTAAACCTGACCTTGAGCTGGGTCCAATGCAAGGATATCAAGTATTGACAAAGCTTGTACTCTCTGGACACCAATTCTTATCCCCCCACCAAGATTCCACTCAGAAATCAAGACAGTCAGACAGGACACTTCAGGCTTTTCTGGCAAAGGAATAAGACATCTTTaggttttgacttttttttttttttttgacttcatggcatgcaggctcttagttccctgaccagggatcgaacctgtgccccctgaagtggaagcatggagtctcaaccgctggaccgccagcgaAGTCCTGGTTTTGATTTTCTTATATAAGAAATGTTGGCTGCAGCATAGTGTAGAACCGCCACCCATCCGCCATAGATTCCTTATCATTGGATTTTCTTGGCACCCGCAAAAACAGCCACAGTGTGACAGCTAGACCTTCAGGCTGGACAAATGTTGAGACTCGAGTGTGGGTCATAACCTCATCACCAGTCGAACGTCTAGTTCATCCAGCTCTGAAAATACTTTGGCCTGTGTCAGTAACTATGAATTTTGCAGGATGTGATGAGAGCGTCTGCAGGAGAAGCTGTTTTGCTGACGTGCAGAGGAAAAGTCAACCATGTGAAGGTGGCAGCAAGGAAGCTTCTCAGGCCAAGTTCCCAATCTGGAGGGTTTTCAGGGTGGGGTCAGTCCTTCCACTTGCATTTTCTTCCATAAGAAGGATCAAAACTCTGGTTCCAAAAAAGAACTAAACTCCATCCCAAATAACCACTTCAGGGAACCAGAGGGATCCTTGGATGTAAAACAGAGAGGACATCCCGCCTAGTCTGCCTTTGGTGACCCATGACCGGGGTCCTACTTCTCTCTCTGCAGCAGAccgtcctcccccagccccacagccGCTACGTACCAGTCTGGGCCTCATGCTGACAGCGGCTCCCCGTCCTTCCCGGAGGACAAATGCATTTGTACTGGTTGACACCTTCCACACATGTGCCACCATTCTGACAAGGCTGGCTGGAGCATTCGCTGATATCTAGGAAAATAAGTAAGTTTCAAATACAGGTATGTGAGTTCTAATTctaaaatgaacaaacagaaaacaaagatggGGTCACTTTCTTTCCATGGCAGGATGACTCCAGTTTGTGACCTCCCCACTCTGCCCATGCCACCGCCCCTCCCAGCAAGAGCAAGAGCTGGGAGGGGGCCAGTGGGGCTGAGATGTATAGCCTACCCTCATTCAGCAGGCCACGGACCCTGGCACACGCTGCGCCCACCTGGAGCTCTACCTGTGGGAGCTGGCCCATCACCCAGCTGTGTTCCACCCAGGGGCACCATTTTCTAATTTGCAGTGTAGACGCTGTAGCGGAGCAGAGGCAACTACCTGTGGCCTGTGCCCACATTGCCTTTGCATCGAGCCTTACAGCCCCCCAACTCTGCCCCTATCAACCAGCACCCAGGTAGAACACCTTCTGAACAAGAACTCAATTCAGAGGGTTATAAGAGAGAGGGGTGGCCCATCAGAATGTCCAGGGATGGGGAAAATGAACTCTTTCCAAATTCCCACCCAGACACCCTCCTGTGCTCATTATTTCCTGTGCGACCAGGGAGGAGTTAATCTTGACCTTGACATTTCCTTAATGTTGGAAAAGGGAAATGTTCTTTGCTTATATACACAACGGTCCTGTGGAaaatatatatagagatatattcaACGTGTTTAAAATTGTAAtaggtttagggacttccctggcggtccagtagttaggactcggcgctttcactgctgggggcccaggttcaatccctggtcagggaactaggatcctgcaagcagagtggcgtggccaaaaaatatgataataataaaataaaataaaaatttaataggtTTTAATAGATTTTTCTCTGTGTGGTAGATTACAGGTAATTTTTGCTTATTGACAATTTTTTATACTCTTctgtttttccaaaataaattttctaatgagaaaaaatgattttttaaaaccctcAGCCCACATCTGCTTGTTGTGAGTTCCTGAAGCCCAGTTTTAATACACAGAGCACAGGCCGTTTCCACCAGAGAGGAAAGGTTTGTCAGTTCACTGACTTGACCACAgcatcttgggaaagaaaactgGAAGCACCTTCTTGTTGGCATAAGAGCATCCTTTCCTGCTGTGTCTATCAAGAGGGAGGAAAAGGTGCTTTGCTCCTGATGAGAACAACAGCCTTCCTGTGGGTGGGTTGGCAGGGACTTTGGCTTCTCTTCAGCCTCCTTGTAATTGGGATGTTACGTAGACGATTACATGGATTCTATTAATCGTGAAAGGACCCAGACCATCCAAATGCTGCTTATCCCTGGAGAAGGAGCCATTCCAATTCCTCAGTAACCTCAGCCTGGGGAGGGGAACCTCAGCGATCCCCCCCTCTACGTTCTGTTTTCAGACGACCGGTTCCCAGGAATGTGTCTGGAACGACACAAATGCCCCAGAGCTTGGAATTTGTTTCTGCCCATTGTCCAGCACCATCATTGCTCCCCAGCAAAGTCTGAAAGTGGGCAGATCACTAGGCCGGGAAGTTACGGGCAGAGAGCCAAAGACCGTGAACCGGAGAATCTTTTGGTTTGGCTCCGGGGCGGCGACCAGCACCATTGTCTGTCCCCTGCTGGGCTTCCAGTGGAAGGCACTGAGTCTAGCCACACCTGGCTGCACCTGgctggtgtgggtgtgggtgtgcgtAGGGTGGGATGGAATCATTGGCTTGATAGAGAAATGCAGAGGTGCCCCGCTCCCGTCTGGATCTTGTTCCCCAGGATTTTCATTTCTAGACAGGCTCTATTCGACTCTTTATTTCTTATCTTGATACAATGTCAGGCATTCCATGGTCTGATGTCCAGTTCTGGCGCCCCATCTGTGACCTGACTGAGGTACAGTTGTCATCACATTCTTATCTGTCCAAGCTGTGGCATTTAGCTAAATGCATGGCAACTTCAGAGCTATAAAAGAGGGCACtggcagacctaaatagacatttctccaaggaaagcatacagatggccaacaggcacatgaaaagatgctcaacatcgctaataattagagaaatgcaaatcaaaactaccatgaggtcccacctcacaccggtcagaatggccatcattaaaaagcctacaaataacaaatgtttgagagggtgtggagaaaagggaacgttcctacacttttggtgggaatgtaaattggtgcagccattatggaaaacagtatggagattccttatggtagagttatcatatgatcagcaatcccactcctgggcatgtatctggaaaagacgaaaactctaatatgaaaagatatatgcaccccaatgttcatagcagcactatttttattttaatttatttttatttttttaatttttggctgcgtcgggtctttgttgctgcacgcgggctttcgctagttgcggggagcgggggctactcttcgttgcggtgcgcgggcttctcatggtggtggcttctcttgttgtggagcatgggctctaggcgcacgggcttcagtagttgttgtacgcaggctcagtagttgtggctggcgggctctagattgcaggctcagtagttgtggcgcacgggcttagttgctccgcggcatgtgggacctacccggaccagggatcgaacccgtgtcccctgcactggcaggcggattcccaaccactgcgccaccagggaagtccccatagcagcactactgacaatagccaaggcatggaaacaacctaaatgtccatcgacaggtgaactgataaagaagatgtgggggcttccctggtg of Eschrichtius robustus isolate mEscRob2 chromosome 15, mEscRob2.pri, whole genome shotgun sequence contains these proteins:
- the FBLN7 gene encoding LOW QUALITY PROTEIN: fibulin-7 (The sequence of the model RefSeq protein was modified relative to this genomic sequence to represent the inferred CDS: deleted 1 base in 1 codon); its protein translation is MPALVLGVAPGLLGEPRGLGALPGAFLAGQPLLLGLGQGAGASPPRSDCLVRAAADAPGRCGCRSARGAPGPGTAPPERGGPGCAPGLPPPSLPEPLGAARSPAPRRGGCGIGLGQPRQGGRQSYFPFPSRKVPIGKMVPNCPRALFLLLLFLACPEPRASQNCPNKQQLLSAIRQLQQLLKGQETRFAEGVRHMKSRLVALQSSVSRAGPDTPPVSCPALSTPPDGRKFGSKYLVDHEVHFTCNAGFRLVGPSSVVCLPNGTWTGEQPRCRDISECSSQPCQNGGTCVEGVNQYKCICPPGRTGSRCQHEAQTVAVEGSEEGDPAFSRAPRCAQVERTQHCSCEAGFHLSGAAGHSVCQDVNECELYGQEGRSRLCMHACVNTPGSYRCACPSGYRTLADGKSCEDVDECVSPQHVCPRGTVCINTGGGFQCVSPECPEGSGNVSYVKTSPFQCERNPCPMDSRPCHHMPKTISFHYLSLPSNLKTPITLFRMATASAPGRPGPNSLRFGIVGGNSRGHFVMQRSDRQTGELILVQTLEGPQTLEVDVDMSEYLDRSFQANHVSKVTIFVSPYDF